From the Chryseobacterium sp. G0201 genome, the window ATTCATAATCAGAGATAAATCCACCACGCTGACAGTAAAAACGGTCAACCGGATTGGTGGTATCACTGAAATGAACAGGATCGATTCGGTCGGCTGGAGCCAGCTGGGTAGAATCTACTTTATTGACAATATTTTGCCAAAAAGTGTCGGCGTCCTGCGCCCCCGGAAATACGCAAGACAGACCAATTACTGCAACATCTGTTTTTTTCATACGTTCAATTTAAAACAGAGATTACCAGTTACTTCCAGACATGATTAATACCTGACTTTCAGTTCCATATTTTATTTCATTCAGGAAAATTTCCTTGCCTTGCTCCAATGGAATTAAAGAAATTCCTCTTCTTTCATATTCTGTTTCTAATGTTGGCGAAACCATCCCGGCGCCTTTCCAAGGTCCCCAGTTGATGGAAATTACTTTTCCTTTTAATTTTTTATTTAAAGCATTTGCATAATCATCCAATACAGAATTTGCAGCAGCATAATCGGTCTGACCTTTGTTTCCATACACCGAAGCAATGCTTGAGAACAACACTACAAACTGGCAATCAGTACGAAGTTTTTCTGCCAAAACACGAAGCGGTTTTACTTTAGTGTCAAATACACGTCCGAAAGAACTTGTTGTTTTTTGTTTGAATAATTTATCTTCTAAAAGACCTGCACCGTGAATTACCCCGTCTAAACGGTTGTATTTTTCATAGATAGAATTGATGAATTCAGATAAACCATCTTCATCACAAAGGTCCAATGATTGATAAACAATCGTATTTCCCAATTGCTCCATATCTCGGATGGTGCGCAGTATCTGATTGTTTTTGAAAACTTTTATCGTTTCTTTTTCGATTTCAGAAGGGGAATTGAATGTTCCTGATTTTATAAGATAAGCTCTTATTTCTTCCTTTGTTTTAAATGTTTCTAATTCTTTATTCGTTGCTTGATTTCTAGGATCTTCTGATCTTCCCACCAAAATATATGTACAAGGATAAGCCTGTGACATGTGTTTTGCGAGTTCGGAAGTGATTCCCTGCGCGCCTCCAAGAACTAGAACAACAGATTCCTGATCTAATTGAATTTGTGCTTCACTCAACCCTGTTGACAAAGGCGATGGGATGATATCCACTTTATGCCTTTGGTCGTTTTTATAAATAACCTCGGAAGGTTTATCAGTCGATAAGATTTCCTTTAAAGTAATTTCTGCAATCTGATCGATTTGCTGAGGAGAACTTAGACTGATTAATCTGCAATTCGTCTGCTCAAACTCACGGGCTAAACTTTTGAAAAGTCCCGGATGTCCTTTGTAATGACGCAAAAGGGTAGTGTCCGTCAATTCCTGAACATGAGCCGTAGTGTCGGAAATCAGATAGATCCATTTTGCTTTATCAAGGTCTAATCTTTTGATTAAATCAACATGATCGATGATATTGTGCTTAACCGAAGATGAGAAAAGATCAAGTATAATTAATCCGTCAAAATCTGACAAATCCTTTTCTGTATCTACGAGTTCTGCAATAGCGCCATGTTTTTCAAGCTCTTTTTTGATGGCTGATGTCTGGGTGCTGTCATTTTGAGTTATGGCAAAACGTTTTCCTTGTAGAATTTCATTATTCTCAATTAATGAAACATTGGTCGGAGTCAAATCAAAACGGAGACGTGACAATTGATTTTTTTCAGTTTCCGGACTGTTGTTTCCGCTCATTTCGTTGATCCATGAAGCCAGTCCATTCAATGTTTTAATCGCAGCTAATTTTTCCATTAGATCGTCAGCTTGTTCTAGATCTTCACCGAAACCAATTTTGGTTTTAAGCTCACCGATGATTTCCATACGTTTGATGGAATCGATGCTTAAATCAGCTTCCAAATCTAGATCTAAGCCTAACATTTCCTTCGGATAACCTGTTTTTTCACTTACGATATTTAAAATAGCATTTTGAAGTTCTTTAAGAGAAAAGGCAGTATGATTTTGAGTAGTTGAAGTGGCAGTTTCTATAACTCCAACTTTTTCTACTGTGTTTGTAGCTCCTGAATATTCTGTTAACCAGGAAACTAACCCGTTTAATGTTTTAATTCCAGCCAATTGCTCCATGATGGAGTCTTCATTGGATGTATTTGAAGAGAAAGAACCTAGTTCAGCTTTCAGTGTTCCAATGATTTCAACCCTTTTAATTGAATCAATACTTAAATCTGCTTCCAAGTCCATTTCCATGCCCAACATTTCGTGGGGATAGCCCGTTTTATCGCTTACCACCTGTAGTAAAAGTGTTTTAATATCATTTGTCGGAGCTTGTTTTATTGGAATGATAACTGTTTTTTCAGCACCGTCATTATTTGGAGCAGAAACAATCTGAGCTTGGACATTCTGAGTCGGAATGTTTTGAACAGGAGCATTATAAACGACAGGAGTCTGGTGTACCTGAGGATTCTGTCCAAGGAAAGTAAGCATCACATCTCTTTGCGCCTGAATCATCATTTTCATGCTGTCTAAATATTCCTGCAACATACGTTCGGTATTAGATTGAGTTTCAATCACAGGAGCTTGGTTATTCGTAAAATTGTTCATTTGAAGTGGATTTATGATTGGTAATGCACCATTGGCAGGCAATATGCCATTGGTTGGATGTGCAGCCTGTCCGTTTACACGCCAGATGGCAGGGCTTTTCTTGTATAATTCTGGTTGATCGATTTGAATTAACTGAACATTACGACCATCGAAAAGTTTAGCGATATTAAAATTACGACCCGTCCCCAAATATTGAGCCAGCATACAAAGCAGATAAGTCAATTTATTACCATTACTGTCTTCTACGGATAGCGTTACATGTTCTTTATCTAAACAAGATTTTGTTAATCCTGCCAATACTTTTCCTGGGCCAACTTCGATAAATATTCTTGCGCCGTCTTCGTACATCGCCTGAAGCTCTTCTACAAATCTTACAGGCTGTACCAAATGGTCTGTTAATCTTTCTTTTATTTCTGAAACTGAGGTCGGGTAGGTTGTGGCTGTTGTATTCGACCAAACCGGAATCTGCATTTCATTAAATGGAACGTCATGTAATACAGTTTCATATAATCCCTTAGATTTTGCCAATAACGGACTGTGGAATGCACATGCAACTTCCAGTTTTTTAGCAGAAATACGTTCTTGTTTTAGAACTTCCATTAATTTGTTGATGGCTTCTGTACTTCCTGCCACCACACATTGCGTCGGAGCGTTGTAATTTACTGGATAGCAACCTTCAACGGTATCTAAAATTGGCTTTAAATTTTCTCGTGTAGAACTTACCGCAATCATAGCACCCGGATCACCGCCTTCTACTGAGTCTAAAATGGATTGAGCTCTTTTGATACTTAAATCAACCAGTTTTTCTTCTTCAAATACACCTGCAAAACACAAGGCCGGTAATTCTCCGTAGCTGTGACCTGCCAACATATCGGGAACAATGCCGATGGATTGTAGGAATTTAGCTAAGGCAAGATCAACAATTCCTAAAAGAGGTTGTGCCAATCGGGTATCTTTAATCGTTTCTTTTTGCTGTTTTAAAGTTGCTTCATCAAAAGTTTTTGAAGGGAAAATTACTTTTACCAATTCAGGATATGAATTGATCAATTTTCGCATTTCAGGGAAAGCAACAAACAGGTCACGAGCCATATTGATGCGCTGACTGCCTTGTCCGGGAAATAAAAATGCTACTTTACCGTCTTTTTTATTAACTGTAAAAGTGTCTTTGCTTTCAATTCCTGATAAAGCCAATTCGATGTTCATCATCAAATGCTCTGCGGTATCGGCAACAATGCTTAACTGAACCTGTTTTTCTGAATTTATGGCCAAGCTGTAAGCAATGTCTTTTAGGGCGATACTGTCATTAACTTCAAGTAAAGATTTAATTTGATTAATTTGAATTTTAGCATCGTCATAGGTGTCTCCACGGAATACAAATAATTCAGAAGGCCAAGACTGCAATACCGCAGGATCATCTT encodes:
- a CDS encoding type I polyketide synthase, translating into MKNLTIFGLTPFEKPDANLMLAMHQAGAFPILSLGHELTTAQQALNQLEQADIPSYGICFSNDKLISLQISEKVKFAILPFGTTVNSISDLSIIYQVTSLKEAREAEKSGAKGIIIKGNEAGGLVGYESTFILFQRIIKEIKSIPVWLQGGIGLHTAAAAKALGATGIVLDSQLALFPESSVSKDIKDLCSKLNGTETKIIANHRVLVRPNSPALPENISAADLRKHFTDLDITKSYIPMGQDISLATDLYEDFKNLKKMVFGFKEAMYGHLRQAKVLQVIDQDNILAKDLGLKYPIAQGPMTRVTDVPAFANAVAEAGALPFVALSLLKGNAAKSLVFDTKKLAGEKTWGVGILGFAPQELKDEQTSYILEAKPPIVLIAGGRPAQAKVFEKAGIKTFLHVPSPALLDIFLKEGATNFIFEGRECGGHVGPLSSTVLWEKQIERILKEEHPENISVFFAGGIHNDFSTAFVSIMAAPLAARGVKIGVLIGTAYLYTQEAVSCGAIQEEFQIQALQAEETVLLETAPGHETRCLDTSFAKYFNEEKTKLIAAGTDKKEVWEKLEKLNVGRLRIAAKGVERQGDQLVTIPKEEQLDLGMYMIGQVATMHEKVITLDELHQNVSINNQKYIQEAELSEVPVSVEKPLDIAIIGMECIFPDAKNLEEYWKNIILGKDSVTEVPDERWNKELYYHPDSNEADVSHSKWGGFIPKIDFDPLEFGIPPQSLAAIEPTQLLTLLVAKRAMENAGYGEKHTNRENISVIIGAEGGNDLANSYSFRGFYKQVFGELHEEVKEAFPHTTEDSFPGILANVIAGRITNRLDLGGRNYTVDAACASSLAALELACQELILNKSDMVLAGGADLHNGINDYLMFSSTHALSRKGRCATFDSDADGIALGEGVAILVLKRYEDAVRDGDRIYSVIKGVGGSSDGKALGLTAPRKIGQVRALERAYTQAGISPAAVGLVEAHGTGTVVGDKTELSALTNLFSRSGALPGQTHLGSVKTQIGHTKCAAGLAGLIKASLAVYHGVKPPTLHLQKPNAYYNPQTSPFAFYAESGLWSEKNRYAGISAFGFGGTNFHTVIANHPKQDDPAVLQSWPSELFVFRGDTYDDAKIQINQIKSLLEVNDSIALKDIAYSLAINSEKQVQLSIVADTAEHLMMNIELALSGIESKDTFTVNKKDGKVAFLFPGQGSQRINMARDLFVAFPEMRKLINSYPELVKVIFPSKTFDEATLKQQKETIKDTRLAQPLLGIVDLALAKFLQSIGIVPDMLAGHSYGELPALCFAGVFEEEKLVDLSIKRAQSILDSVEGGDPGAMIAVSSTRENLKPILDTVEGCYPVNYNAPTQCVVAGSTEAINKLMEVLKQERISAKKLEVACAFHSPLLAKSKGLYETVLHDVPFNEMQIPVWSNTTATTYPTSVSEIKERLTDHLVQPVRFVEELQAMYEDGARIFIEVGPGKVLAGLTKSCLDKEHVTLSVEDSNGNKLTYLLCMLAQYLGTGRNFNIAKLFDGRNVQLIQIDQPELYKKSPAIWRVNGQAAHPTNGILPANGALPIINPLQMNNFTNNQAPVIETQSNTERMLQEYLDSMKMMIQAQRDVMLTFLGQNPQVHQTPVVYNAPVQNIPTQNVQAQIVSAPNNDGAEKTVIIPIKQAPTNDIKTLLLQVVSDKTGYPHEMLGMEMDLEADLSIDSIKRVEIIGTLKAELGSFSSNTSNEDSIMEQLAGIKTLNGLVSWLTEYSGATNTVEKVGVIETATSTTQNHTAFSLKELQNAILNIVSEKTGYPKEMLGLDLDLEADLSIDSIKRMEIIGELKTKIGFGEDLEQADDLMEKLAAIKTLNGLASWINEMSGNNSPETEKNQLSRLRFDLTPTNVSLIENNEILQGKRFAITQNDSTQTSAIKKELEKHGAIAELVDTEKDLSDFDGLIILDLFSSSVKHNIIDHVDLIKRLDLDKAKWIYLISDTTAHVQELTDTTLLRHYKGHPGLFKSLAREFEQTNCRLISLSSPQQIDQIAEITLKEILSTDKPSEVIYKNDQRHKVDIIPSPLSTGLSEAQIQLDQESVVLVLGGAQGITSELAKHMSQAYPCTYILVGRSEDPRNQATNKELETFKTKEEIRAYLIKSGTFNSPSEIEKETIKVFKNNQILRTIRDMEQLGNTIVYQSLDLCDEDGLSEFINSIYEKYNRLDGVIHGAGLLEDKLFKQKTTSSFGRVFDTKVKPLRVLAEKLRTDCQFVVLFSSIASVYGNKGQTDYAAANSVLDDYANALNKKLKGKVISINWGPWKGAGMVSPTLETEYERRGISLIPLEQGKEIFLNEIKYGTESQVLIMSGSNW